The segment GAATTTGTGAATAGCCTTCAGTGCTCCTGCAGTTCAGAAATCAAGATGAAGTTTGACTGAAGGTGCAGCATTGTGGATGGGGGACATGTTCTCATTGCCCCAAAAGTCACAAAAATTCTTGCCACAGGAGTTAGCCTTGAAGTGACGTATATATTCCAGGGTTCTGCTCATACTGTATCTCATTGCCTAATGTAGCTCTTTATCTATTTGATTAAACATACGGCAGGTAATGAAAATTCACTGCTCACGGCAGGAAGTCCAACCAGAAATGGCTTCTTATAACTAGTCTAGGGGTGAAAAGTGAATACTTGGGAATCCAAAATGAAAGCACGTATTCGACCTCACTCCAAAAATATCGTTTTACTGAAAGAAAATTGCCCAAATTTAATCAAAGAAAATGTTTCTATATCAGCCTAATTTTTTTCTAATGTATGTCATTTTAGGAGCTAATCTGCCTATTAGAGAAGCCACGTCAAGGCCAAGTTTTCAAAGGGTTATGATTCCGTATACTAAAGGTGCTCCATAGGAGAGTATTAAAAATGGTAGCGTAAATTACTCTCTACCACTACCCCACTCCTCAAGACACGGGTCACTTCAGCGTGTTATCTAAGGGAGTAAGAATCCATAGGTAAATTCCCAGGTTGTGGCACTTTTTTGTTGGTAGGGTATTCACTGCTATGCTAATCAACGGGTGATTGActtccttttaaaatatgttctGAACCATCCTGAACACCAAAGATATTTTCTCATTCTCCAGGGAAGGAAGTGCTAGTTCATGTATTGATATTCTAGTACAGTAAGCCAAAGATTTGACTCACTCGATATAGCTACAGACCTCTGTAGAGACTCTGCCTCCATTTCCATGGCAGCTGCATAATACTGGTATTTCATAtctcaggttggatattaggaaacactatttcactaggagggtggtgaagcactggaatgggttacctagagaggtggtggaatctccatccttagaggtttttaaggcccagcttgacaaagccctggctgggataatttagttggtgttggtcctgctttgagcaggggattggactagatgacctcctgaggtctcttccaaccctaatcttctgtgattctgtgattctatgaagtaATTGATTCCACTGGAGCCAGATATGTTGGTTTCCTTGGACATGGCTGCCCCTCATTCTCTTTTGCGGTAGGGAAATATGAGCTTTGATGTTACTTAATGGTCATCTTGTCAGGAAATACTATGCAAACGAAGAGGTCACATGGCCTAGCATTTAGAGCAGAGGATGGAAAGAAATGAGCATCTTTAGTGCTAATAAAGTCGGAATTCACTGTGAGACCTCATGCAAGTCACTTGACAGCCTTGTGCCAGAGTCAGATTAGATGCAAGATTGGAGAAAACCAATGGTGTGCCGGAGCTGATCTTTCCAGGGTAAAAAAttcaaattaattaattaattgtacATTCCGGATAAAGCTGTCTGAGGGTAAAGCTACCTTTTATTGAACACAGTAAGGGATTCAAAAGCAATGGGTTGCCATTTCCATAAAATCTCACAAACACCCTTTCCTTAGGAGACAATTCTCACATGTATCCAGTGTTGTCATAGCCACGtcaggtcccaggatattaggaagacaaggtgggggaggtaatgccttttattggtgagagagagtGGCTTcaaggcttgtctctctcaccagcagaagttggtccaataaaagatagttcTCACAAGAACATTCAAACACTTTGGCTCTCAAGGACAGTCTCACAGAGGAAAGGCCCTGAGAATGGAATTGTCACCATCTGCTGTGCCATGCTTTTGAGACCCAAGACCTATAGAGCAATTTAACTCATGTATTTGTTTTTTACCACCTTTGCTAATTATTGAAGACCGCTGGATTTACATGACGGTATGCTCTGTTCCTGATTAAATTTTTCCTGCTGATCCTGCAGGTCTGTCATACGTAGTCACCCACAAGTTGCTGCTGACCTGCCTTAGAGGTCTTGTGGGGATAAATGGAAGTGCACTGAGACGGCAACAGTCCTTCCTTTCAGACCAAACCCAGACAGTTTGATAAGCATCTGCACTTCAGCCACCTGAGCTCTAAGCTGCTGGGGTCCCACAGAGCTCTGTCCTTTTCCTCTTCTTAGTCATCATTCATTTAAAATGACTAGGACAGAATGTCACATGCCAGGGTCTCAGATGCGAGCAGTACACAGGTAATGCACAGCTGTGCATTTCCTTTTTATTAGGTGCAGAAATAACCACCTCCCAGCTATCCCAGTGTCTGTGTGAAAGCAGAACATGTGTGAAGAACAGCTGACTGAATCCCAGAAGTAAAGAGGCAATGCCAATGGGAAAAGTTATCACCGCTGGTTGCTGAGGAGTCAAATCACGGATCATCAATAGGGCACACCATTTGGGGGTCTCTCTGAactccttgctgatcttaaaggCCAAAATAGCAACAGCCACTAGAAATGTTATCATCCACTTGCAGCTAGACAGGAGACTGCATCCTGTTCTGATAGACATGGTGTGAGTCACACTTTCACAACTGCCTGACTCAACTATTGGAATGTCCTGCTTCTGGGAATGAATATGCAAGCTATGGGGGGAAACTCCATCTGTTCCAGAATGCCACTAAACAACAATTATAGGCAAGAGCACAGGACCATTAGAAATACCACTAAGTACCACCACTCTCtactgcagtggttcccaaaacTGTGGTCTCTGGACTGCCAGTGGTCCACGGAGACTTTGCTATTTGTCCACCAAAGTTAGCTGGTCACACATTGCTGGGTCTCCTTGTTTAAAAAGTTCAGGAATCCCTGCTCTTTACTGGATGGAATGTCAAACCttctcaaaaacaacaaggagtctggtggcaccttaaagactaacagatttatttgggcataagctttcgtgggtaaaaacctcacttcttcagatgcatctgaagtgaagtgaggtttttacccacaaaagcttatgcccaaataaatctgttagtctttaaggtgccaccagactccttgttgttttggtagatacagactaacatggctacccccgatacttgaaaCCTTCTCAAGTGTTTGAGCTTGTTGTACTCTAGCAACTAGCCTATGAAGAGGATAAAAGACTGAATACTAGCAGAATTAATGGGGATTCTCCTTTGCTGCAAAAAGTTGATATATTTCTGGAGCAGAAGTTCTCTTTCTCCATTGATAATCAGGAAATCCATGGGGCCACTGAATAATTAAAATGGGCCAAAAGATATTGACATTGGCATATCACCTTTCAGAAGATTTCCATAAGCTTACTTCAGTGAATCACAGCTCATTTATAGTATTTGTTTTATAAGCAATCAATACACCACCGAGGCACGTGGGACACTGCAAATGACATAAATCCACCCACACTGCTGCTGCCATCAAAATACAAGTTCCTTATTACTGTTTCACACAAACAGTGTTTGCAAAGCCTTCCTCGAGTCATTGAATCCTCAGTCCAGTATTGTAGTAGACCAGATAATAAGAGCTCCATAAATGGGTCAAAGAAAATCCTCTTATACAAGCATTGAGCATACTAGCTCCAGTCTGctatttcctcccctcctccattaTGTGTAGTTAAGAAAATGCTTCATCTGATAAAACTGGAAAAGGTCAGAGTATTTGGTTTAGCATTTTATTGGAAGAATAAGCAGCTCTACTTGCTAGAGTGCCAGAGAGACTGATCCAGTGGTCTGCACATAGGACCTGAAGCAATAAATTCCTGAGGTGTAATCCCTGCACTGACAATTACTCtttctctgaccttgggcaaattgcttaACCTTTCTGCTCATTTCCCCAATTGTGAAATGGGGAACGCGGCTTTGCCGGGATGCTGTAGAGTTAATTATTCAATATCTGTGATTAGGAATGTTCTTTTATTGTGGGCAACTGGTGGACCTGCTTGCTCCTTAGAGTGTCAAGCTGCATGACAAGTCACTTATTGTGTGTTTATCTGTGTCTAATGCAGCTGACCTGTGCtggttttaaatgttaaaattctgGTGGAGAAACcccagaccaggggtcggcagcctttcagaagtggtgtgccgagtcttcatttaatcactctaatttaaggttttgcgtgccagtaatacgttttaacgtttttagaaggtctctttctagaagtctataatatagaactaatctattgttgtatgtaaagtaaataaggattttaaaatgtttaagaagcttcatttaaaattaaattaaaatgcagagctccccggaccggtggccaggacccgggcagcatgagtgccactgaaaatcagctcgcgtgccgacttcggcatgcgtgccataggttgcctacccctgccccagACAATAGTCTTCATTTAATCTCCATTGCAGGTTACACAGCATGTTAGGGACAGGAACTGGAAATCTGTCCCTTTACTTACTTTCTGATAGAAGAAAACTTAAGAAGTACAGGAGactaccagaggtgaaagtaagttgGTACGGTAAGCTTCCTCAGGCTGGCAATTTAAAGGCCTGGAGCTCCCTGCTGgcggctggagcccagagccctttaaatcactgctgtagCCCTGCGGTAGTGGCGGCAGGattctggtggtgatttaaagggcccggggctccctttAAATCGCCTCTGAGCCCCAAGGCTCCCagacacctctgcagctggtagctccgggggtgatttaaaggcccggggactcccagccacagccggagcccaaCTTCTTCTggctgaggccccgcctcttccggatgaggccacgcccctgcccaggactccggcataccggtaagtcctttaacttaccCCTGGAGACTACTGACTAAGTGAATAAACCTAATGTATTGCATTAGAGGAACAATGGTTTTGATCTTACAAGGCTCATTTTTATTGCTATTCCTGCTGCAATCTTGTGCCCAATCCAGGAAACATTGAGCATGTAGGCTGGAGCAGCAGATACAGACAttcctgatcctgctcccatccaGGGCTAAACTGTAGCTTAGACTGTGTACCCTCACAAGGGAGCAAAGGGCAACAAGAACTCTCCTTACATCTCTGAGCATCTACGCAGTAAAAAAACCTCAGTGGCAgcgagtcttaggcctggtctacactaggcgtttatgtcgaagttagcgccgttacatcgaattaaccctgcacccgtccacactgcgatgctatttagttcgacatagaggtctctttaattcgacttctgtactcctccccgacgaggggagtagcgccaaattcgacatggccatgtcgaattaggctaggtgtggatggaaatcgacgctaatagctccgggagctatcccacagtgcaccactctgttgacgctctggacagcagtgcgagctcgtatgctctgaccagccacacaggaaaagccccgggaaaatttgaattggaattccttttcctgtctggccagtttgaatctcatttcctgtctggacatcgtggcgagcacagcagcactggcaacgatgcagagctctccagcagtgatggccgtgcagtctgtgaatagaaagagggccccagcatggactgatcgggaagtcttggatctcatcgctgtgtggggcgatgagtccgtgctttccgagctgcgatccaaaagacggaatgcaaagatctacgacaagatctctaaagacatggcagagagaggatacagccgggatgcaacgcagtgccgcgtgaaaatcaaggagctgagacaaggctaccagaagaccaaagaggcaaacggacgctccggatcccatccccagacatcccgtttctatgaggcactgcattccatcctcggtgcggccgccaccactaccccaccagtgaccgtggactctgaggatggggtagtgtccacggccggttcctcggacatgttaggggacgtggaagatgaggaaggagatgaggagggcgaggcagtcggcagcgctcacaacgctgatttccccgacagccaggatctcttcatcacccttacagagatcccctacgaagcgtccccagccgttaccccggacacagaatctggtgaaggatcagccagtaagtgttgtaaacatctaaacatttatttttaacaaaacaggaatattaacaatttaaagaatgggttgttcatgattagtgtgccctatgcgcttaacggtttagtcatgggcagtgcaagttttgaaaaaaaatctagcaatgtccggttttcagtgattgtcctgcacaagccgctctactgtttattccctgctactgcagctacagtaaaatgcggtctatatgtccggggatagagcagtagtcctcctgggatatctccacgaagctctcctggaggtaacttgaaagccgttccatgaggttcctggggagagcggccttattgggtcctccgaagtacgagacgttgccgcgccacgagactatcacgtactcgggaatcattgctctgcatagcagggcggcatacggccctggtctttggaggctttcccggagcattctctgtctgtcgctctcagagatcctcatcagggtgatgtcgcccatggtgacctgcttttaattaggtaggggaatgttagtgttgggactgctttcccgttccttgacagaactgtaaccgctggtttttagccacgcggtggaggcgggagaggggcagccgaaagggatcgttcccggggacagccgcgagggggtgggacaggggcagagttcccgcttgccggattgctggctgcaggaactgacatagctttaaatgtgaaatgaggccagtggtaatctaaaagttttaaactgccacaagtgtacggcttaccatgtctgcctgcaacagaaattccgttgtgctgccccgcttctcaaatgtgctgtgcaagaccccaggcactgaatgcgaaggccgaaaattcgaccttgtgctgagtgcgcatgtgataggtgctgtgcatggtcttgttcacagagaaagactatgttctttgttcacaactacatttttctttctgatgaattcactccctttttcccatttccacagccccatctgtgactgtctcacaacctagcctggaatcacactcccagaggctagcgcggattaggcgtaggaagaggaggacacgggaggacatgttctctgagcttatggcctgttcccaagcccaggcagcacagcagacccagtggcgggagaacttgacccgaatgcaccaagccaacatggatcgggaggagaggtggcggcaggaagaccagcaggcgactcaaacgctgcttggactactgagggagcaaacggacacgctccggcgccttgtggatgttctgcaggaacggaggcaggaggacagagccccgctgcagtccatctataaccgccctcccctgccaccaagtcccatacccacctcacccaaagtgcaaagaaggagaggcggcagagtccctgctaactctcactccacccctgcagagagctctagtagcagaaggctctcatttcccaaaatttgaacagttctttccttcccgcctgacacaagcccccgtccaagtttcacctcccaatgccatgtgtagttgataataaaaaatatgtttctgtaaactactgtttcaatcatgttcttttggaggaggatgggaaagggggttggtaattggacaggacagtcacctttggcagggtacatagtcgggggcaggcacagcagcagggcacatacacagtgcagtgatgcagtgactagttaccctggttagtctgggaggttgttttcatgttatgtggtggggggtgggttgctctgtgactttgtggcaggggagggcagttacagatcttaagcggcggtccttaggcaggatcacagagccacacagcaggggatctgtaaccgtcctccccctgccacaaagtcacatagacccccccatacacacagtcccgatcaggaggggtgacaggctccgttgaaacaaccatcccactgcagcggagcctgtcaatccttgagtttagaagctgcattcgcgtcactacactacacccgctccgcaccacagtctgcgtcccagttttaaaaaaattcccgcgaaaacagtattaaagaaaacggtgtgctttaacaaaaagttgaactatttttatttcgcaacgtgtgttggaaggggggtgaagggggtatgtaactggataggatagtcaacattacctgggtaaagaaacgggggcaggtttagcttctcagtacacaaactttaaagtcacaggttaccctgctcactgaggaactttgctttcaaagcctcccggatgcacagcgcgtcccgctggtctcttctaatcgcccggctgtctggctgtgagtaatcagcagccaggctattttcctcaacctcccaccccgccataaaggtctcccccttgctctcacagagattgtggagcacacagcaagctgctataacaatggggatattggtttcgctgagatcacagcgagtcagtaagcttctccatctccccttgagacggccaaaagcacattccaccaccattctgcacttgctcagccggtagttgaagagttctttttcagtgtccagggcgccagtatagggcttcatgagccagggcattagcgggtaggctggatccccgaggatgactataggcatctccacatccccaacagttattttgtggtccgggaagtaaataccttgttgcagccgtctaaacagaccagagttcctgaaaacacgagcgtcatgaaccttgcccggccatcccacgtagatgttggtaaaacgtcccctgtggtccaccagtgcttgcagcaccatggaaaagtagccctttcggttaatgtactgggtggcctggtggtccggtgccaggatagggatgtgagttccatctatggccccaccgcagtttgggaatcccatcgctgcgaagccatctatgatcgcctccacgtttcccagggtcactacctttggcagcagtacatcaacgattgccttggctacttgcatcacaacaacccccacggtagatttgcccaccccaaactggttcgcgactgaccggtagctgtctggcgttgcaagcttccagagggctatggccactcgcttctgtacactcagtgcagctcgcaaccgggtgtcactgcgcttcagggcaggggacagcaactcacaaagttcaaggaaagttcccttccgcatgcgaaagtttcgcagccactgggattcatcccagacctgcagcactatgcggtcccaccactcagtgcttgtttcccgtgcccagaatcgccgttccacggcatcaacatgacccattgccaccgtgatgtcctcggcgctgggtcccctgctttctgacaggtccgtgctactctcagacttcaggacatcaccgcggtgccgtagccgccttgcctgacttttctgcatctgcctcagggaaacctgtatgataagctgcgaggcgttgagagcggccacaactgcagcgatggtcgcagcgtgctccatgctcgcagtgctgtggcgtccgcgctgtcaatgactggaaaagtgcgcgaaatgatttccc is part of the Chrysemys picta bellii isolate R12L10 chromosome 2, ASM1138683v2, whole genome shotgun sequence genome and harbors:
- the LOC135981387 gene encoding uncharacterized protein LOC135981387 gives rise to the protein MQSSPAVMAVQSVNRKRAPAWTDREVLDLIAVWGDESVLSELRSKRRNAKIYDKISKDMAERGYSRDATQCRVKIKELRQGYQKTKEANGRSGSHPQTSRFYEALHSILGAAATTTPPVTVDSEDGVVSTAGSSDMLGDVEDEEGDEEGEAVGSAHNADFPDSQDLFITLTEIPYEASPAVTPDTESGEGSATPSVTVSQPSLESHSQRLARIRRRKRRTREDMFSELMACSQAQAAQQTQWRENLTRMHQANMDREERWRQEDQQATQTLLGLLREQTDTLRRLVDVLQERRQEDRAPLQSIYNRPPLPPSPIPTSPKVQRRRGGRVPANSHSTPAESSSSRRLSFPKI